A stretch of DNA from Paenibacillus sp. FSL W8-0186:
ACAATTGAAGAAGCCTTGAATATTCCCGGAACATCGCTGCGTTGTCAACTTGTGCTTGATGAAGTCCAACCCGTGCTTCTTCAACTTATGGATGAGTTCAAAAACAAATATGCTAACGCCGCCCCGGAATTGCTCAATTACCACGTGCACACATATGAAGCTTCGCTTCGTACAACGATGCATGATGCTCGGAATCCGAAATATGCGAATAAGAAGCAAGATTCACAGTCAGGGCTTTAAATAGGTAGGGGTTCATCGTATACCGACCTAGCATTAAGCTATGGAGGTAATTGGGTGTTTTACGTGTACAGGATAGAGGTTTTCACCAGTTGTTCTTACAAATAAACTACCATGAGAGATATCGCTTTTTAAATCGATACCTTTATAATCTGGAGTGAAATGGAAAGTTATTTTTTCAGTATCTCTACCTGCAATCTTAGTCAAAATATCTTGAATTTTGACTTCCTTTATGTTGATAATATCGAAGATGTCCATGTGATTGTTTTCCTTCTTATAAATAGCAATAGCGTTCTCTTTTTCCAAGTAATAAATATCATTACAAAAAACGTTCAGGCAATAATACATTAAAATTCCTTGAGTGCAATCAGTTCCAAAACGTTGAGATACGGGCAATCTTTCTGCTGCAAATTTGTAAATAACACGTAAATCATCTGCTTGACTTACATTTAGTTTTCTTATGCCCGTATAATCAAATTGGCTTGGTGTAAAGTCCATTGAAAATTGATGCTCTTCTACTGCTTTAAATCCAAACTTGGGATAAAAATCAAGAACCGTATCATTGGCAAAGAGATACATGAAATCATACTTGTTCTCATATTCCATCAAAACCTTGTTCATTAAACTTGTAGACAATCCTCTACTTCGATATTCAGGATGTGTCATTACTGTTCCAATTTGTATAGCTTTTTTCTTCTCTCCATTAATAATTAACTCAAGAATGTTTACTGAAACATTTGCAATAACCTTCTCTCCCTCAACAAATGAAAAAGGAATGTAACGTTCGCTCCAACCCCCTTTTTGATACCAATTTTCAAAACTTAAATCAAAAGTGTTGGCAGCAAGTTCGAAAAAACTCTTTCTAAGTGGTTCATTGTGTTTATAATCCTTCGTAAATATAAATTCCTGCATTGTATTCTTCCCCCCTTAATTCTCAAAAGTGACTGTCTGTATATTAATCGTATTATTCCGTATTTACTAGGTAGAATATGATTATATTTAACAATTCTGCTTTCCAACTATTCGTATCTCGATCAGAGTCATACTATTCGCTATAGATTAGGCTGGATTTAATTATTGATTTTCCTTAAATTAGCAGGATAATTAAAATCAATTCACGAATAATTCAGTTATTGGGCTTTTACGATGTTTGTAAAAAAAGTCGTTATCTGAAAGATACGCAAATCTTATATGTGAGGGTGATTCGTTTGAAGCAAGGAATCATTGTGTTGATGAACGGAACTTCAAGCTCAGGAAAGACTAGTATTTCTGCTGAATTGGTAAATCAGAAAGAGATTCTTTTTCATCATTTATCCATAGATGACTTTTTTTATAATTTCAATGAATTTATTGATAATAAATTTCCAGATATTAAACCTACAAGAGAAGTAGATGATCAAGTTGTCGCACAAATCATTTTTGATCCCTTAGCCTCAATGTACTATGCGATAATTAAATTGTTTTCGGAAATGGGTTTGAATGTGATAGTAGATACTGTAATCGACAATGACAGGCGGTTTAATGAGTGTCTTGATATATTTTCTGATCAGCCTACATTGTTTGTAGGTGTAATATGCTCGAAAGAAGAACTCATAAGAAGAGAGCAAATAAGAGGAGATCGACAGATTGGACTAGTAAGTTCCCAATTCGACAAAATATATTGCTTTGATGAATATGACCTTGAAGTAAATACGGAAGAGTTGAGTCCAATAGAATGCGCCGAAAAGATATTAAACTTTATTAAGTCCAATAAGGATTACTCCGTATTTAAGAACTTAAGTAAAAGAAATGTTAGTGTTTCATAGAAGGCGTGTCCATCAAGCGGCAAAGTTCATTACACCGGATCATATTATCACAAGCTTAAAAGCATCTACAGCCACCGCCGCTGTAGATGCTTTTTTCATGCTAATTTACGTTTTCTTCATCCGCGTTATTCTAGTTTTATGTTATGCAATATTTGCTTTACGTAATCTTCTGGTTTTGTCGTGCGATTTTGCATCCAATACATTGCAGCCCCATAGAGTGACCAGCTTAACATCACCGCAAAAGTCTCGATTTCTAATCGATTTTGGTTAGACCATTGTCTTTGTGCCCACGCTGAAAAAAAGGCTTGGAGCTCCTTTTTAAAGATCGTTTCTATTTGGGGTGTAAAAGCTTCATAACTTCGCTGGCACTGGTTACCAACCGATGTGTGGAACTTAATAATCGAGATAAAAATCGATTTTATTGTCTCTTCGTTAATGACCTCATGCATACTTACATCTTGAAGGACTTCTCTCATCACGCTTTCACTTAACACTTTTTCAAGCAAGTCGTATTTGTCAATGAAATGATTATAAAAGGTTGCGCGATTGACCGTTGCAGCAGATGTAATATCCCCGATTGTGATGTCATTAAAATCTTTTTTCTTAGTTAACTCGATAAATGCGTCCATAATGAGCTTGCGGGTGCGAAGAACACGGGGATCGATTTGTTTTGCCATAACATTCTCACCTGCCTTTTAGACATTTTTACCATTATGTTGGTTAAGCGATAGATCTGAAATACTGTCGATTGCTTACAGTTATTCAAGTTGTTATATTGATTTTACTACAAGTGTTGCATAAGCGAAAGTTGTTGAGCTAGGAAAATCATGATTCGGGAGCACATTATAAAAAATGTAGTCTTAGGTGACTAGGAGGTAAGAGAATGGTCGAATTTGAATTCGGAGTATATTCATTAGGAGAACGAATACCTGATGCAAGTGGAAATAGCTCTAACGCACAAACCAGAGTCGAAGCTATTATTCAGATGGCTAAAATGGCGGATGAAGCAGGCCTCGATATATTTGGTGTTGGCGAACATCATCGTCAGGATTTTGTAACATCTTCCTATGCCATGCTGCTCGCAGCGATTGCGCGCGAGACGAAAAATATTAAACTAACCAGTACCCTATCCGTTATTAGCACAGCGGATCCAGTACGTGTCTATGAGGATTTTGCAACGCTTGATTTATTATCTAACGGACGAACTGAAATTATTGTAGGACGGGGGGCATTTTTAGAATCATTCTCTCTCTTTGGAGAAAGTCTAGATGACTATGATGAATTGTTTGATGAAAAGCTGCATCTGTTTATGAAATTGCAAGAACAGGAAGTGATTAGCTGGCAAGGAAAGTTTCGTTCTTCTCTTCAAAATGCACAAATAGCACCTAGACCCGTTCAGAAGAAACTCCCCCTTTGGATTGGGGTGGGAGGCACACCTGCAAGTGCCGTTCGTGCAGGAAGACTTGGAGTAAATATGGCACTTGCCTTGCTAAGCGGTCGTCCAGAATCCAGCAAGCCATTAGTAGACCTTTATTGGCAAGCTGCAAGAGAAGCAGGTCATGATTTAAGCAAGCTAAGGGTTTCAGTGACGGGGCATTCGTATATCGCGGAAACTGGAGAACAAGCGATTGCCGAATTTGTTTCGCACTATAATCAATATTTCGGATACTTTTTAAAGGAGCGTGGTCAACACTTTGTAACGACGGAAGAGCAATTGATGCCTCAGAGAGCAGCAGGACAAATATTGGCAGTCGGCAGTGCAGAAGAATTAGCAGAGAAGATCTTGCATCAGCATGAGCTATTCGGGCATTCACGCTTCATGGGACAATTCGATCTGGGTGGTCAGCCATTATCTCGGGTAGAAAAAGCAATGGATCTACTGGCGAACAGAGTAGCACCGATGGTACGCAGGGCTTTAGCTAAGTAAAGTATAGTAACACGAATTAGAAGAAGGACGTGAGACGTGTCGTGGAAATATTAACTTATATCTTACAAGGAATCCTTGCAATCATGTTTCTATTTGCAGGATTCGGAAAAGTTACGGGTATCCAAATGCATGTGGAAGCATTTAATCATTTGAGATTGCCCCAATGGTTTCGATTTGTAACTGGGATTGTTGAATTAGCAGGGGCAGCACTTTTAATTGTTGGATATTGGGCTTCAACTTTTGCAACGGCAGGTGCGCTTATATTTGCTATTACAGGTGTGGGCGGCATCCTTTCACATATTCGCGTTAAAGATTCTTTTAAAGATACAGCAATGATTATTTTCTTAACCATTCTATCGTTCGTTGTATTGATTCATCATTTTATCTAAATAATTTCGAAAGTCTTCAACATATGTTCTGGGCTCGATGATTCTTAAATTCGTACCTAGACAAATTTATAACAAACACGAGAGACAACAAAATGTATGGTCAATGGAATGATAATGGACGTCTACTGGATTATTAAGATGATTTGGGGCTAACAACAGTTTTAAATCGGAGATGTATTGGCGGAAATAGCAAAGAGGGGTGGAGAACCCCTCTTTTTTGTTGAATTAATGTTGCTTCATGAATATAACTATGACCGCAATAAGGCGGTCAGGTGATTATAAGTATGTCCTTTTTAAATAATAATGTGTATGCCTGCCTGCATTTTAACCTAACGAGCGACCGGTATGAGTCATAACGCTCTGAAGGAAAGACTGCAATTCTTGAATAAACAACTTCGCTGCCTGCCCCATGAATTTGTCCGTACGATATATGATACATATGTCTTGACTAGGTGTAGGATTAAGCAGCTTTACGGCAACGATATTCTCTGGGTTCATATAATCTAGCAGCATTCGGGGAAGAATAGAAGCTCCTATTCCTTGATTGACCAGAGACAGAAGCGTCGATAAGGTTGAAGTTACAATCGGCGTGTCAATTACAATTCCTCTCTCATGACAGTACGATTGAATGACCTTCGTCATCTGATGTTCAGCCCCGAACATGACCATCCTTAGCTGCTGCAGCTGATCGAACGGAATCGTCTTTGACTTCGCAAGAGGGTGATCCGATCGGATCGCCAAAGCAAATTCCTCGTGAAACAAGGGAATAATTGAAATGCGCTCATCAGGCTTAACTGGCACCGTAGTAACTCCGAGATCTCTTATGCCGTTAAGAACCTGTTCGTAGACATCCATGGTCTCCGTTACGCTTATCGATAGCCTAGGATAATTTTTATGGAAATCGATAAGTAAAGCGTCAAACAGCAAATCCCCGTCTCCCGGCAAAATGCCGATATCCAGCATACCGCCTTCCATCTTCTTTAAATCCGATATTGCTCTTTTCGCATAGTCAACGTGTTCAAAGATGCTCTGACTATGCTCAAGCAGGATTTTTCCTGCATCGGTTAACGCAATCCGCTTTCCGATACGATCGAATAGTGGGAGCCCAAGCTCGCTCTCCAAAAACTTGATCTGCTGACTCAGATTCGACTGTGTGGTACAGAGATTTTCGGCCGCCCTGGAGAAATGCATCTCCTTACAAATCGCAGCAAAGTATTCAAGCTGTCGCAGTTCCAACGCTCGATGCCCCTTTCGATGATCGATCTCACTCAATCATTATAACAACCAGCCAGAATTCCAACAATTTCTAATTTATCATTACTCAAACCGATCAATTATATCGGAATCTCGTGATTGTTGCATTAAGTATCTAAAGGTAAGATTTGGGTATGAAAAGAATAAATCAAATATGAGGAGGATTCAAGAATGACACAATCCATTATCAATACGGGGAAAGTGCTGCGTCAGATCGTCATCGGCCGGCTTCAGGACGTATCGGAGTCACAGATGGATATCCAGCCGGAGGGCTTCCACAATACGGTTCGCTGGAATGTCGGTCATATGGTTTATTGGTTGGATAAATTCGCTTCGCTTAGCTTCAGTTCGCAATCGGCCATTCCGGCTCAATACGAGATACTGTTCAACTCCGGAACAAAACCTTCGAATTGGACGTTAGCGCCTCCAACGAAGGACGAATTGATCGCAATGTTAACAGAGCAGCTTTCCCGTTTTTCAGAACTGACATCCGAAATGCTCGAACAGAGGCTGATATCGCCGTTTGAAATGGGGCCGTTCCAATTCGTTACAGCCGGCGAATTATTTAATTTCGCATTGATTCATGAAGCGCTTCACCTTGGAGTTATATCAAGCCAGCTCAAGCTCACCAAATAAAGCACTCGGGTGCATAAAGCAGGAAAAAATTAGGGGGGCATGTTATCATGACGAATAATCACGAAGCGTTTGATGCTTTTCGGCGTGCTTTAGAAACTGGGCATACGGCTGATTTTCTTAAAAAGGTGACGGACGATTTTCATTTCTTCGTTCCGCTCCCGCTGGAAGGGTGGAATCAGAAGCAGCAAGGCGGCGAACGGTTCGAGGAGTTAATCAGGTTTGAGCGATCCTTATTTCAGATGCGCCTCACTCCGCTGATCGAGCTGGAGAATGAGAGCTACGGAATGGTCGTTTTTCGCGCAGAAGGATTGCTGAACGGCAGACCTCACCACAATGAGCTTTCCATCGTCTTCGAGTTCGAAGAGGATCGGATCCGTTCCTTCCGAGAGTATGTAGGAATGCCGTTGAAAAACTACGAGAACCCTTAAAAGTTACCAAAAACGGGATAGAGCAAAGAGTGGTCGACTCCTCGCGGGGGACTACATAGACATTACAATTAGATCCTAGGCTAAAGGCGGGGTTAAGACACTTCCTAAGACGGTTATGACAGGCGAATAAGGCGGTTATAATAGGATTCGTAACTTAGAACGTGAACTTATGAATCAAAGGAAGTGTTTGATATGAAGGCAACCGAAGTGAATGCCAAAACGCCGACAGGTAAAGTGAATTGGGTGCTTTTTAATCCAAAAACCTATGCAACGATCCTCTATTTATTGTTATCTCTCCCGTTAGGAATTATCTATTTTACAGTAGCGATAACGGGGCTCGCTCTTTCAATTGCTTTAATTCCAATATTTATCGGAATACCCTTATTTTTTGGAGTAGCTAAGCTGTTGGATGGGATTGTGAAATTTGAACAAAGCATGATTAGACAAATTTTAGGTTTACCGGCTGCTCCTGCTTCATATACCTACAATCCACAGTCTGATGCTGGTCAGAACTGGTTTATGCGAATGGTGAGAGGTTTTGACGGTGGGCTATTTATTCGAAATCTGCTGCTCGTAATCATGAGATTTGTAACAGGCATTGTATTCTTTGTTATTATGGTAACTGTGATTTCACTAGGACTTGGATTGATTGCCCTTCCCGTCGTGCATATCATTTTGATGAATGAAATGCAGCTGGATATTTTGGAACATAGTTTGTTCAGTTATTTCCATATCGATTGGACCTATAATCAGCAATATATGTTTTACGTAGGCGTAGGAGTTGTACTTTTTTGGATCGCGCTTCGCGTCGTGAATGGGCTCATGCAAATTCAGCGCAGAATCATGTTTGTAGATGAGCCCTATCAGCAAGCACAGCCGAAAATGCCACTGTACGATCAAACCCAAGCGTCAGTTCAGTCGCCATATGTTGAACCCCCGGTGGATCAACCCGCTCCGGAGTTCATGCAGCCAGCCTATAGAGAGCTTTAAATCAGGCATTGTGGGAGTGAATACCTGAACAGAAGGACAATTAAATCAGTAAAAAGAAAGAGGGGCTTATGATTAAGCACCCTCTTTCTTTTTACTCTGCTCCAGTCGGGGCAGTTTTACTGGTATTACTTACTTGTTCCCAGCGAGTTTCGCTGTAATTGCGGAATCAAGGCAAAGCCGAAAGTGAATATCGGACTTAACCATAGGAATGCAGCGAATGGGGCATATTCAAGAACCGGAACTCCAAGGGTCGCAGCGAAAAAAGCTCCGCTGACGCCCCATGGAATCAGAGGGTTGACGAGTGTTCCGCAATCCTCCAAGGTTCGTGACAGGGTTTTGGCCGGAATTTGTCTACGGGTGTACTCACCCTTAAACATTTGGCCCGGCAGCAAAATAGATAAATACTGCTCCCCTGTCATGCCGTTAACGGCGATCGATGATGCGCCGGTCATGAGAACAATGCTGCTGCGCCGTTTTAGCGGCTCAATCCATTTACGGAACAAGGCTTCGATGACTCCGCAGTGCTGCAGCAATCCGCCTAATGATAAAGCAATCAGGATCAGAGACACCGACCACATCATCGATTGCAGGCCGCCTCGGTTCACGATCTCAGCTACAGTCTTATTCACGATGGTACTGTTGTAACCGCCCTGCATCACACTGAACCAGCTGCCTATCGAGGCTTGCTGTTGAACAAATGCCGTTATCAAAAGTCCAGTAACAATGCCTACTATTAATGTAGGAAGGATCGGTATACGCTTTGCGGAACATGCAATGACCGCAAGGGGGGACAGCAGCGTTAACCAGTGAAGATGAAACCCATTTTGCAATGATTCCTTGATGGACTGAATAGAGCTCAAATCAATAGACCCGGTTGTCGGGATCAGAAGAAATAATATCGTTGTGATAATTAACGCAGGCACCGTTGTATACATCATATTACGAATATGTGTAAATATAGAGATGCCGGCCACTGCAGGTGCGAAATTCGTCGTATCGGACAGCGGAGACATTTTATCCCCAAAACAGGCGCCTGAGACAATGGCCCCCGCTGCCAGAGGAAGTGAAATTCCCGTTGTCACGGCAATTCCCATTAAGGCGACACCGACCGTGCTGACTGTAGTGAACGAGCTGCCGGTGAACATCGATACAATGACGGTGACATATAACGCGCTCACAGCAAAATAATGCGGTTCAATATAATCCAGTCCATAATACAGTATGGTCGGCACGGTTCCACTCATCATCCAAACGGCAATTAATATTCCAATAAGCGAAAGAATCAAGATTGGCATAATAGCGGATTGTATGCCTTCAATGATAGAGGATTCAAGCTTCCTCCAGGAAACTCCGTATAAGTGTAATATGGCGGCAGTGCCGATCGTTGCGCCCAGAAGCGGGATATGAGGCTCTGCCTTGAATATAAAGATCGAAACAAACAGAAATGTAAGATTGAAAACGATAAGAATCATACTTTGTAAAAAACTAAGCTGTCGATCCATAATGCTGGAGCTCCTTATATATGAGGATAGCGGTTGAAGATATGTGTCCCCATCCGTCCTTTACTTTTATGCTTTTAGGCTTTTTCGCATTGAAGCACGTAGGTACTATAAACGATAAGTTGAGATCGAGTCAATGTTAAAAAATACATTCCATAAGAAACAATCCGCCGGCATCACATAAATTTTTATCATTTGTAATATCCCTGAGCACTTATGGTTGATCATAAGTGATGAGGCATGTTATAAGTGTAAAAGATGCGGAGCATTTGACTTAAGAATAATGGACGAGAGTTTGATGTCGTTTCTATATAATGAAAGGATTTGAGTTTGATTTGATGAAAAATTTTTGGAGTAATCTGCCACGGCCCTTTTTTGTGCTTGCTCCAATGGAAGATGTGACCGATGTTGTGTTTCGTCATGTGGTGAGCAAAGCAGGCAGACCTGATGTTTTTTTTACAGAGTTTACAAACACGGAAAGTTATTGTCACCCCGATGGGCACAAAAGTGTACGTGGACGTTTGATGTTTACAGCAGATGAACAGCCTATTGTTGCCCATATTTGGGGAGATAAGCCCGAATATTTCCGTGAAATGAGTATCGGGATGGCAGAGCTCGGATTTAAAGGGATAGATATCAATATGGGCTGCCCTGTTCCCAATGTGGCATCGAGAGGCAAGGGGAGCGGCCTTATTCTTCGTCCTGATGTGGCAGCAGAAATTATCCAAGCCGCCAAAGCAGGAGGACTGCCTGTAAGTGTAAAAACAAGACTTGGATACGAGGAGATCGACGAGTGGCAGGGGTGGCTAACGCATATATTAAAACAGGATATTGCTAACCTTTCTATTCATTTGCGAACAAGGAAGGAAATGAGCCAAGTGAATGCGCATTGGGAGCTGATTCCGGAAATTAAAGCATTACGCGATGAAGTGGCGCCAAACACGCTTCTAACCATCAACGGAGATATTCCTGATCGTGAAACAGGGCTGAAGCTTGCGGAGCAATACGGTGTAGATGGCATAATGATTGGGCGGGGAATATTCAGCAATCCGTTTGCTTTTGAAAAAGAACCCAAAGAGCATAGCCCGAAAGAATACCTGAACCTTCTAAAGCTGCATCTTGATCTTCATGATCAATATACCGAAGAGCTGCCACGTGCAATGTCAGGGCTTCAGCGCTTCTTCAAAGTATATGTCAAAGGTTTCCGCGGGGCTAGTGAATTAAGACACCAAATGATGAGCACCAAGTCAACGGATGAAGTGCGGGCACTGCTCGATAACTTTGAAAAGAATGTGGAAGTGAATACTGATTAGAAGGACAATTGGTGAAGTATATACGGCATAGAAGGGATGGTAAAATGTCAGAAGCAAAAGATGAGATCATTTTAAGAGGACTTAAAGAAAATAATC
This window harbors:
- a CDS encoding DoxX family protein gives rise to the protein MEILTYILQGILAIMFLFAGFGKVTGIQMHVEAFNHLRLPQWFRFVTGIVELAGAALLIVGYWASTFATAGALIFAITGVGGILSHIRVKDSFKDTAMIIFLTILSFVVLIHHFI
- a CDS encoding sensor domain-containing protein, whose protein sequence is MKATEVNAKTPTGKVNWVLFNPKTYATILYLLLSLPLGIIYFTVAITGLALSIALIPIFIGIPLFFGVAKLLDGIVKFEQSMIRQILGLPAAPASYTYNPQSDAGQNWFMRMVRGFDGGLFIRNLLLVIMRFVTGIVFFVIMVTVISLGLGLIALPVVHIILMNEMQLDILEHSLFSYFHIDWTYNQQYMFYVGVGVVLFWIALRVVNGLMQIQRRIMFVDEPYQQAQPKMPLYDQTQASVQSPYVEPPVDQPAPEFMQPAYREL
- the nhaC gene encoding Na+/H+ antiporter NhaC is translated as MDRQLSFLQSMILIVFNLTFLFVSIFIFKAEPHIPLLGATIGTAAILHLYGVSWRKLESSIIEGIQSAIMPILILSLIGILIAVWMMSGTVPTILYYGLDYIEPHYFAVSALYVTVIVSMFTGSSFTTVSTVGVALMGIAVTTGISLPLAAGAIVSGACFGDKMSPLSDTTNFAPAVAGISIFTHIRNMMYTTVPALIITTILFLLIPTTGSIDLSSIQSIKESLQNGFHLHWLTLLSPLAVIACSAKRIPILPTLIVGIVTGLLITAFVQQQASIGSWFSVMQGGYNSTIVNKTVAEIVNRGGLQSMMWSVSLILIALSLGGLLQHCGVIEALFRKWIEPLKRRSSIVLMTGASSIAVNGMTGEQYLSILLPGQMFKGEYTRRQIPAKTLSRTLEDCGTLVNPLIPWGVSGAFFAATLGVPVLEYAPFAAFLWLSPIFTFGFALIPQLQRNSLGTSK
- a CDS encoding tRNA-dihydrouridine synthase; the encoded protein is MKGFEFDLMKNFWSNLPRPFFVLAPMEDVTDVVFRHVVSKAGRPDVFFTEFTNTESYCHPDGHKSVRGRLMFTADEQPIVAHIWGDKPEYFREMSIGMAELGFKGIDINMGCPVPNVASRGKGSGLILRPDVAAEIIQAAKAGGLPVSVKTRLGYEEIDEWQGWLTHILKQDIANLSIHLRTRKEMSQVNAHWELIPEIKALRDEVAPNTLLTINGDIPDRETGLKLAEQYGVDGIMIGRGIFSNPFAFEKEPKEHSPKEYLNLLKLHLDLHDQYTEELPRAMSGLQRFFKVYVKGFRGASELRHQMMSTKSTDEVRALLDNFEKNVEVNTD
- a CDS encoding TetR/AcrR family transcriptional regulator, giving the protein MAKQIDPRVLRTRKLIMDAFIELTKKKDFNDITIGDITSAATVNRATFYNHFIDKYDLLEKVLSESVMREVLQDVSMHEVINEETIKSIFISIIKFHTSVGNQCQRSYEAFTPQIETIFKKELQAFFSAWAQRQWSNQNRLEIETFAVMLSWSLYGAAMYWMQNRTTKPEDYVKQILHNIKLE
- a CDS encoding nuclear transport factor 2 family protein; protein product: MTNNHEAFDAFRRALETGHTADFLKKVTDDFHFFVPLPLEGWNQKQQGGERFEELIRFERSLFQMRLTPLIELENESYGMVVFRAEGLLNGRPHHNELSIVFEFEEDRIRSFREYVGMPLKNYENP
- a CDS encoding DinB family protein, which encodes MTQSIINTGKVLRQIVIGRLQDVSESQMDIQPEGFHNTVRWNVGHMVYWLDKFASLSFSSQSAIPAQYEILFNSGTKPSNWTLAPPTKDELIAMLTEQLSRFSELTSEMLEQRLISPFEMGPFQFVTAGELFNFALIHEALHLGVISSQLKLTK
- a CDS encoding GNAT family N-acetyltransferase, with the protein product MQEFIFTKDYKHNEPLRKSFFELAANTFDLSFENWYQKGGWSERYIPFSFVEGEKVIANVSVNILELIINGEKKKAIQIGTVMTHPEYRSRGLSTSLMNKVLMEYENKYDFMYLFANDTVLDFYPKFGFKAVEEHQFSMDFTPSQFDYTGIRKLNVSQADDLRVIYKFAAERLPVSQRFGTDCTQGILMYYCLNVFCNDIYYLEKENAIAIYKKENNHMDIFDIINIKEVKIQDILTKIAGRDTEKITFHFTPDYKGIDLKSDISHGSLFVRTTGENLYPVHVKHPITSIA
- a CDS encoding LysR family transcriptional regulator, which produces MELRQLEYFAAICKEMHFSRAAENLCTTQSNLSQQIKFLESELGLPLFDRIGKRIALTDAGKILLEHSQSIFEHVDYAKRAISDLKKMEGGMLDIGILPGDGDLLFDALLIDFHKNYPRLSISVTETMDVYEQVLNGIRDLGVTTVPVKPDERISIIPLFHEEFALAIRSDHPLAKSKTIPFDQLQQLRMVMFGAEHQMTKVIQSYCHERGIVIDTPIVTSTLSTLLSLVNQGIGASILPRMLLDYMNPENIVAVKLLNPTPSQDICIIYRTDKFMGQAAKLFIQELQSFLQSVMTHTGRSLG
- a CDS encoding chemotaxis protein; this translates as MKQGIIVLMNGTSSSGKTSISAELVNQKEILFHHLSIDDFFYNFNEFIDNKFPDIKPTREVDDQVVAQIIFDPLASMYYAIIKLFSEMGLNVIVDTVIDNDRRFNECLDIFSDQPTLFVGVICSKEELIRREQIRGDRQIGLVSSQFDKIYCFDEYDLEVNTEELSPIECAEKILNFIKSNKDYSVFKNLSKRNVSVS
- a CDS encoding LLM class flavin-dependent oxidoreductase, which encodes MVEFEFGVYSLGERIPDASGNSSNAQTRVEAIIQMAKMADEAGLDIFGVGEHHRQDFVTSSYAMLLAAIARETKNIKLTSTLSVISTADPVRVYEDFATLDLLSNGRTEIIVGRGAFLESFSLFGESLDDYDELFDEKLHLFMKLQEQEVISWQGKFRSSLQNAQIAPRPVQKKLPLWIGVGGTPASAVRAGRLGVNMALALLSGRPESSKPLVDLYWQAAREAGHDLSKLRVSVTGHSYIAETGEQAIAEFVSHYNQYFGYFLKERGQHFVTTEEQLMPQRAAGQILAVGSAEELAEKILHQHELFGHSRFMGQFDLGGQPLSRVEKAMDLLANRVAPMVRRALAK